The following are from one region of the Hymenobacter sp. YIM 151858-1 genome:
- a CDS encoding DUF3667 domain-containing protein: protein MAHTPHRLPACANCGYDFVAAGGPNSFCPNCGQENHDLNLSFGHLVEETLEGLFHFDSKFFRTLGLLLFRPGRLTRLFNLGHRVAYVPPIRLYVFISFVFFLLVGLLMGHDERRLADTTAQAQQAASAALDSTRAAVAQARPDLEANILAQVPSRVDSIEVGRVRFGTAELERYARNPSPARTDSLIRSKGVAPTFLNRLALRQWARVRESTVDQIRQRLTKNASISMFVLMPLFALLLKGLYVRRKRLYINHLVFSLHLHCFLFVLVLAGMLWTKFLKNDWFDWVLTLAPPMYLVVALHHVYEQGWPKTIAKALLVSVAYLLIIGFVLVSVLLLSLALL, encoded by the coding sequence ATGGCGCACACCCCGCACCGGTTGCCTGCTTGTGCCAACTGCGGCTACGATTTTGTGGCTGCCGGCGGCCCCAACAGCTTTTGCCCCAATTGCGGCCAGGAAAACCACGATCTGAACCTCTCGTTCGGGCACCTGGTAGAGGAAACCCTCGAAGGCCTGTTTCACTTCGACAGCAAGTTCTTCCGCACGCTGGGCCTGCTGCTGTTTCGGCCCGGGCGGCTTACGCGCCTGTTCAACCTAGGGCACCGCGTGGCCTACGTGCCGCCCATCCGGCTGTACGTATTCATCAGCTTTGTTTTCTTTTTGCTGGTGGGCCTGCTAATGGGCCACGACGAGCGCCGCCTCGCCGATACCACCGCCCAAGCTCAGCAAGCCGCCAGCGCCGCCCTCGACAGCACCCGCGCCGCGGTAGCCCAGGCCCGCCCCGACCTCGAGGCCAACATTCTGGCGCAGGTGCCCAGCCGCGTCGATTCGATTGAGGTGGGGCGCGTGCGCTTTGGCACGGCCGAGCTGGAGCGCTACGCCCGCAACCCCAGCCCCGCACGCACCGATTCGCTGATTCGCAGCAAGGGCGTGGCGCCCACCTTCCTCAACCGCCTGGCCCTGCGCCAGTGGGCGCGCGTGCGCGAGTCGACGGTGGACCAGATCCGGCAGCGCCTCACCAAAAACGCGTCCATCTCGATGTTCGTGCTGATGCCGCTGTTTGCCCTGCTGCTCAAGGGCTTGTACGTGCGACGAAAGCGGCTCTACATCAACCACCTGGTGTTTTCGCTGCACCTGCACTGCTTTTTGTTTGTGCTGGTGCTGGCGGGCATGCTCTGGACGAAGTTCCTGAAGAACGACTGGTTTGATTGGGTGCTTACACTGGCCCCGCCTATGTACCTGGTGGTGGCCTTGCACCACGTGTACGAGCAGGGCTGGCCCAAAACCATTGCCAAAGCCCTGCTGGTATCGGTGGCTTACCTGCTCATTATTGGCTTTGTGCTGGTATCGGTGCTACTGCTCAGCCTGGCGCTGCTGTAG
- a CDS encoding head GIN domain-containing protein, whose amino-acid sequence MALLAAQPVSRPDAAPAARTIGRPQQTREVRQVPAFTRLSLATAAEVVLVQGATQKVELAGNPDDLRTLQTTVKDGRLRIGLPEGTWKSWRGFKSPVKVYVTMPQVEALGVSGSGSIQAEQPLRAAALDLSVSGSGALRVPVAAERLKASISGSGSMRLSGTSPTAEVHISGSGRIEAAGLQTNSCSAHISGSGNCRIGVAQTLDARISGSGSVYYTGSPRVTSRISGSGRVSKA is encoded by the coding sequence ATGGCGCTGCTCGCCGCCCAGCCGGTGTCCCGGCCCGACGCGGCACCGGCCGCCCGCACCATCGGCCGCCCCCAGCAAACCCGCGAGGTACGCCAGGTGCCGGCCTTCACGCGTTTGTCGTTGGCTACTGCGGCCGAGGTAGTACTGGTGCAAGGCGCTACGCAAAAGGTGGAGCTGGCAGGCAACCCCGACGACCTGCGCACCCTGCAAACCACTGTGAAAGACGGCCGCCTGCGCATCGGCCTACCCGAAGGCACCTGGAAAAGCTGGCGCGGGTTTAAGTCGCCCGTGAAGGTGTACGTAACCATGCCGCAGGTGGAGGCCCTGGGCGTGAGCGGCTCGGGCAGCATACAGGCCGAGCAGCCGCTGCGCGCCGCCGCGCTCGATTTGTCGGTAAGCGGCTCGGGGGCCTTGCGCGTGCCGGTAGCGGCCGAGCGCCTCAAAGCCAGCATATCGGGCTCGGGCAGCATGCGCCTGAGCGGCACCAGCCCCACGGCCGAGGTGCACATCAGCGGCTCGGGGCGCATCGAGGCCGCCGGGCTGCAAACCAACAGCTGCTCGGCGCACATCAGCGGCTCGGGCAATTGCCGCATTGGGGTGGCCCAAACGCTCGATGCCCGCATCAGCGGCTCGGGCAGCGTGTACTACACCGGCTCGCCGCGCGTTACCTCGCGCATTTCGGGCAGTGGCCGCGTCAGCAAGGCCTAG
- a CDS encoding winged helix-turn-helix transcriptional regulator, with protein sequence MVKLTKQQQAETEWKTCGEAPPPNAFCPVRTTLNVLGGKWKLLILSYLLAGPRRYGELKRLMPEITEKMLIQELRELELDAVVQRTVYQQVPPKVEYHLTEHGRRVQPLFDALIGWGQSYLQREPALAT encoded by the coding sequence ATGGTAAAGCTAACCAAGCAGCAGCAAGCCGAAACCGAATGGAAAACCTGCGGCGAGGCCCCGCCGCCCAACGCCTTTTGCCCGGTGCGCACCACCCTCAACGTGCTGGGCGGCAAATGGAAGCTGCTCATCCTTTCCTACTTGCTGGCGGGCCCGCGCCGCTACGGCGAGCTAAAGCGCCTGATGCCCGAAATCACCGAAAAGATGCTGATTCAGGAGTTACGGGAGCTGGAGCTCGATGCCGTGGTGCAGCGCACGGTGTACCAGCAGGTGCCGCCCAAAGTGGAGTACCACCTTACCGAGCACGGCCGCCGCGTGCAGCCGTTGTTTGATGCGCTGATCGGCTGGGGCCAGAGCTACCTGCAGCGCGAGCCGGCGCTTGCCACCTAG
- a CDS encoding NmrA family NAD(P)-binding protein, protein MSKHIVVTGATGNIGGRLAHELLRLGHRVTAVARSAERLDALRQAGAEVRPGQLSDVAFLTDVLRGADAAFLMLPPHVTAPDNLAYQDDLGQAIAGAVRASGLKQAVNLSSIAADLPAGTGPIVGVHRQEQRLNAIEGLSVVHLRPAYFMENFLPNIGLILGMGINGSATRPELAFPMIATQDIAARAAALLAESVLPAGHSAQLLLGPRNYSMQEATAVLGAAIGRPELPYVQFPYEQAKQGMIGAGLSESMADLYIEMTQTLNAEKAMVHEVRTPDNTTPTTLEHFAQQVFAPAYRAAAGAAQPVA, encoded by the coding sequence ATGTCGAAGCACATTGTAGTTACGGGCGCCACCGGCAACATCGGCGGCCGCCTTGCCCACGAGCTATTGCGCCTCGGGCACCGTGTAACAGCCGTTGCCCGCTCCGCCGAGCGCCTCGATGCCCTGCGCCAGGCCGGGGCCGAAGTACGGCCCGGCCAACTCAGCGACGTAGCCTTCCTGACCGACGTGTTGCGCGGAGCCGATGCCGCTTTTCTGATGCTGCCGCCCCACGTAACCGCCCCCGACAACCTGGCTTACCAGGACGACCTAGGGCAGGCCATTGCCGGGGCGGTGCGCGCTTCGGGGCTGAAGCAGGCCGTGAACCTGAGCAGCATTGCCGCCGATTTGCCTGCCGGTACCGGGCCCATTGTGGGCGTGCACCGGCAGGAGCAGCGCCTCAACGCCATCGAAGGGTTGAGCGTGGTGCACCTGCGCCCGGCCTACTTCATGGAAAACTTCCTGCCCAACATCGGCCTGATACTGGGCATGGGCATCAACGGCTCGGCCACGCGCCCCGAGCTGGCCTTCCCGATGATTGCCACCCAGGACATTGCCGCCCGCGCCGCCGCGCTGCTCGCCGAATCGGTTTTGCCCGCGGGCCACTCGGCGCAGCTGCTGCTGGGGCCGCGCAACTACTCCATGCAGGAGGCTACCGCCGTGCTGGGCGCCGCCATTGGCCGCCCCGAGCTGCCCTATGTGCAGTTTCCGTACGAGCAGGCCAAACAAGGGATGATAGGCGCCGGCTTGTCGGAGTCGATGGCTGATTTGTACATCGAAATGACGCAAACCCTGAACGCCGAAAAAGCCATGGTGCACGAGGTGCGCACCCCCGACAATACCACGCCTACCACCTTGGAGCATTTTGCCCAGCAGGTGTTTGCGCCCGCGTACCGGGCCGCTGCGGGTGCCGCGCAGCCGGTGGCCTAG